Proteins co-encoded in one Medicago truncatula cultivar Jemalong A17 chromosome 8, MtrunA17r5.0-ANR, whole genome shotgun sequence genomic window:
- the LOC25501693 gene encoding uncharacterized protein: MAGKAASSAAKAVAAEYQYPWREKLAKYKDEFAKGVWGYWELGAWKPLSISARHRARIRKEVLLAGEDWTFDPERKEMKTKRKGHKVDRIAAEKRANTARLMEKMPDMLLAYKKKKWAKKMKEEEKGKF; the protein is encoded by the coding sequence ATGGCAGGAAAAGCTGCTAGTTCAGCGGCAAAGGCGGTAGCTGCAGAGTATCAATATCCATGGCGTGAGAAGTTAGCGAAATACAAGGATGAATTTGCCAAGGGAGTATGGGGGTATTGGGAGCTAGGGGCATGGAAGCCTCTTAGTATTAGTGCTCGGCATAGGGCAAGAATTCGTAAAGAAGTTCTTCTTGCTGGGGAAGATTGGACTTTTGATCCTGAAAGGAAGGAGATGAAGACGAAGCGAAAAGGACATAAGGTTGATAGGATAGCTGCGGAGAAGAGGGCAAACACTGCTAGGTTGATGGAGAAGATGCCGGATATGCTGCTTGCTTACAAGAAGAAAAAGtgggcgaagaagatgaaggaagaagagaaaggcaaattttga
- the LOC25501694 gene encoding agamous-like MADS-box protein AGL29: MGRRKIEIEMVKDPNTRQVTFSKRRTGLFKKANELSILCGAEVAIVVFSPGSRPYSFGHPGVDVVAAKYLQQETEPSDSQENPSSGAPDIEKLNLELGEVLAQIREGEKQVETHDEIMNQNDVTKLSNLKELRDSYKELQDWIKLRLSDIEISGYMMLLAQDPVVGIKAKSAKRKRRRRRN, from the coding sequence ATGGGTCGTCGCAAAATTGAGATTGAAATGGTGAAAGATCCCAACACAAGGCAAGTCACATTCTCAAAGCGTCGTACCGGCTTATTCAAGAAAGCAAATGAATTATCCATTTTGTGTGGAGCGGAAGTTGCTATTGTTGTGTTCTCTCCAGGGAGCAGGCCTTACTCTTTTGGACATCCAggagttgatgttgttgctgcAAAGTATCTCCAACAAGAGACTGAACCAAGTGATTCCCAAGAAAACCCCTCTTCTGGTGCTCCAGATATAGAAAAATTGAATCTAGAACTTGGTGAGGTGTTGGCACAAATTCGAGAAGGTGAAAAGCAAGTTGAGACTCATGATGAAATTATGAACCAAAACGATGTGACAAAGCTCTCCAATCTTAAAGAATTGAGAGATTCATACAAAGAGTTGCAAGATTGGATAAAATTGCGTCTTAGTGATATCGAGATATCAGGATATATGATGCTTCTTGCTCAGGATCCAGTGGTGGGGATAAAAGCGAAATCTGCAAAgagaaaacgaagaagaagaagaaattga